CAGCGCCGGCAACATGCCGATGGCAACGGCACTGGACACGTCGATATAAGAGCCGAAAGCACCGGCAATGACCACCCGCTCGATTTCTTCCGTCCTACGCCCCGCATCCTGCAAGAGCGCCTCGATGCCCGTGCGGATCGCCCCTTTGGCCAATTGCAACTCGCGCACATCGCGCTGGGTAATGGTGATAGCGGGGCTGCCGCCGCGCTCCTCCTCGTTCACCAGCACGAACTCGCGCTCCCCGTTGCGCACGCGCACCCTGGGATGCTCGCCCATCCTCCCCGACCTGTCCACCACGCCATGGAGATAGAGTTGCGCCAACGCATCGAGAATGCCCGAGCCACAGATGCCCACCGGCGGCGCCCCGTCAATGGTCTGGTATTCGACCCAATCGTCCACCAGGCGCAAGCGCTCAATCGCCCCCGCCGCGGCGCGCATGCCATGCGTGATGTGCGCCCCCTCGAAGGCTGGACCAGAGGCGCAGGAAACGCTGGTCATCTGCCCATTGCTGGTCAGGCACACTTCGGTGTTGGTGCCAATGTCCAACGCCAGCACCAGCCCGTCCAGGCGCGCCATCTCCGTGGCCAGCAGCATTGCCACGTGGTCTGCCCCGACAAAGCCCGCGATATTGGGCAAGAGATGCACATACGCGCCAGGTGCGATGCGCAGGCCCACGTCGCGCGCCTTGATATCCAGCGCACTGCGCACTGCCGGGACGTAGGGAGAAAGCGCCAGTTGGCTGACCGGCAAACGTAGCAGCAAATGGTGCATGGCGGTATTGCCCACCACCACCGCCTCCACAATCTGCTCCGGTTTGACTCCTGCCTCTGCCGACAGTTCCTCAGCCAATTGATTCAGCGCCTCCACTGCCAGGGACTGCATGCGCTGTGCCTCAGCCGGGTCCTTGTGCGTGCGCGAGATGCGCGTGATGACATCTTCCCCATAGGCAATCTGTGGGTTCATCATCCCCCGACTGGACAGCGTGCGCCCCGTCTCCAGATCGAGCAGGTACCCCGCGATCTTGGTCGTGCCCAAGTCCACCGCCAGCCCGAGCAGGTGAGCATCAGGGGACATGGCAGCGATCCACTCCCCACCCCGCACCGCAATCCGCAATGTTTCCACATCGCGCAGGGACGCAAATCCCCGCAATAGCTCGATGTCCACGCTCTGACAGCAGACGTCATGCTGCTCTTGCAGCGCCTGAAGCACGCGCTCGGCATCCGCTTGTGGATCGGCAAGCGAGGGCAACGTCAGGCGCAAGTCATAGCCGCGCACCGGCGGCTCAGGCGCCACCGCCACTTCCTGCCCTTCCACCTGCGTGCGCTGAGGCGTGCTTAGCGACTCGGGCGGCACGCGCACCTTCAGGTCGCTCAGCGCATATACTTGGCAAGCGAGGCGATAGCCTTCCTGCAACTCCCTGGCGCTGAGCGCCTCAACCTCCGCCGCCGTGAGCGGGGAAACTTGTCCAGAAAGTATTTGCACCTTGCAGCGTCCGCAGGTTCCGCTGCCGCCGCACAGGCTGATCAACGCCACGCCCAGTTGCTGAGCGGCGTCCAAGAGCGAGGCATCGGCAGG
This DNA window, taken from Chloroflexota bacterium, encodes the following:
- a CDS encoding DUF4445 domain-containing protein, with amino-acid sequence MTDLTYYIDFEPVGRRGECPADASLLDAAQQLGVALISLCGGSGTCGRCKVQILSGQVSPLTAAEVEALSARELQEGYRLACQVYALSDLKVRVPPESLSTPQRTQVEGQEVAVAPEPPVRGYDLRLTLPSLADPQADAERVLQALQEQHDVCCQSVDIELLRGFASLRDVETLRIAVRGGEWIAAMSPDAHLLGLAVDLGTTKIAGYLLDLETGRTLSSRGMMNPQIAYGEDVITRISRTHKDPAEAQRMQSLAVEALNQLAEELSAEAGVKPEQIVEAVVVGNTAMHHLLLRLPVSQLALSPYVPAVRSALDIKARDVGLRIAPGAYVHLLPNIAGFVGADHVAMLLATEMARLDGLVLALDIGTNTEVCLTSNGQMTSVSCASGPAFEGAHITHGMRAAAGAIERLRLVDDWVEYQTIDGAPPVGICGSGILDALAQLYLHGVVDRSGRMGEHPRVRVRNGEREFVLVNEEERGGSPAITITQRDVRELQLAKGAIRTGIEALLQDAGRRTEEIERVVIAGAFGSYIDVSSAVAIGMLPALPLERFVQVGNAAGTGARLALISESKRRAAQEIARRVRYIELATVPNFQRLFAASMYLGT